One genomic segment of Paraburkholderia caffeinilytica includes these proteins:
- a CDS encoding DUF4118 domain-containing protein, with translation MNRPDPDELLDKLQRDEEKRQRGRLKIFFGASAGVGKTYAMLQAARRRADEGADVVVGIAETHGRSETAALLEGLDVLPLQHIEYRGRKLAEFDLDAALARKPQLILVDELAHSNVQGARHLKRWQDVYELLDAGIDVYTTVNVQHLESLNDVVGQITGIRVWETVPDRVFDRADEVTLVDLPAEELLDRMRDGKVYLPQQAERAVRNFFRKGNLIALRELALRRTADRVDAQMREYRADRSIQRIWQARERLLVCVGPGPEAPMLVRAAARLAASLKADWIAVYVETPALQRLPDARRERTLNALKLAAELGAETATLAGIDAVAALIGYAQARNVSKLVAGASARTGLKRWLRRPLGERIAERAGDLDLTLIRASSERDGAEHRRLLNTTANAWREALSTARERRSPPRAYGIALAICAAITLLSSQLIDHIDLTNLVMLYLLGVIFTAVKLGRGPGVVLSFMSVAAFDFFFVPPRMSLSVSDTQYLLTFFGMLLTSLVISHLTSSLRREASVARRREQRTGAMYAMARELAAALTMEQIVGIGSRHVSEVFGARVAILLPDSADQVKQKIEDPDATITLEGEMLDIDVGQWVYDQQKPAGQGTDTLPAAAALYLPLKAPMRTRGVLAVVMRDERELDVPEQQRMLDAFAAQIALALERVHYVDIARDALVNMESERLRNSLLSAISHDLRTPLTTIVGFSSMLAQSREAHSSAQPGDDLVDAIHEEALRMTGIVTNLLDMARLQAGSLQLNRQWTLLEETVGAALRACKRVLANHPVQVKLPADLPLLHLDAVLMERLFSNLFENAAKYTPPDTPLTIGAQRLDADGKSYVRVAVDDNGPGLPAGMEARVFEKFTRGEKESAKPGIGLGLAICRAIVEAHGGTIGALNRMSADGRVEGARFWFTLPVETPPEAPDALEDEGADALPDLDSTSNPLSKPNHE, from the coding sequence ATGAACCGCCCCGATCCTGACGAACTGCTCGACAAGCTGCAACGCGACGAAGAAAAGCGTCAGCGGGGCAGGCTGAAGATTTTCTTCGGCGCGTCGGCGGGCGTCGGCAAGACCTATGCGATGTTGCAGGCCGCGCGGCGCCGTGCCGATGAAGGTGCGGACGTGGTGGTCGGCATCGCCGAAACGCATGGCCGCAGCGAAACCGCTGCGCTGCTCGAAGGCCTCGACGTGCTGCCGCTCCAGCATATCGAGTATCGCGGCCGCAAGCTCGCCGAGTTCGATCTCGACGCCGCGCTCGCCCGCAAGCCGCAACTGATTCTCGTCGACGAGCTCGCGCACTCGAACGTGCAGGGCGCACGGCACCTGAAGCGCTGGCAGGACGTCTACGAACTGCTCGACGCGGGCATCGACGTCTACACCACGGTCAACGTCCAGCACCTCGAAAGCCTGAACGACGTGGTCGGCCAGATCACCGGCATCCGTGTCTGGGAGACGGTGCCCGACCGCGTGTTCGATCGCGCCGACGAAGTCACGCTGGTCGACCTGCCCGCCGAGGAACTGCTCGACCGGATGCGCGACGGCAAGGTGTATTTGCCGCAGCAGGCCGAGCGCGCGGTGCGCAATTTCTTTCGCAAGGGCAACCTGATCGCGCTGCGCGAGCTGGCATTGCGCCGGACCGCCGACCGTGTCGATGCGCAGATGCGGGAATATCGCGCCGACCGTTCGATCCAGCGGATCTGGCAGGCGCGCGAGCGCTTGCTGGTGTGCGTCGGCCCCGGCCCGGAAGCGCCGATGCTGGTGCGCGCCGCGGCGCGCCTTGCCGCCAGCCTGAAAGCCGACTGGATCGCCGTCTATGTGGAAACGCCCGCGCTGCAGCGCTTGCCCGATGCGCGCCGCGAACGCACGCTGAATGCGTTGAAGCTTGCCGCCGAACTTGGCGCCGAAACCGCGACGCTCGCCGGTATCGATGCCGTCGCCGCGCTGATCGGTTACGCGCAGGCGCGCAACGTCTCGAAGCTGGTGGCCGGCGCCTCGGCGCGCACCGGTCTCAAGCGCTGGCTGCGGCGGCCGCTCGGCGAGCGCATCGCCGAGCGCGCGGGCGATCTCGATCTCACGTTGATTCGCGCGTCGTCGGAACGTGACGGCGCTGAGCATCGCCGCTTGCTGAACACGACCGCCAACGCGTGGCGCGAGGCGCTGAGCACAGCGCGCGAACGTCGGTCGCCGCCGCGCGCCTACGGCATCGCGCTGGCGATTTGCGCCGCCATCACGCTGTTGTCGAGCCAGCTGATCGACCATATCGATCTGACCAACCTCGTCATGCTGTACCTGCTCGGCGTGATCTTCACGGCAGTGAAGCTGGGGCGCGGGCCGGGCGTCGTGCTGTCGTTCATGAGCGTGGCAGCTTTCGATTTCTTCTTCGTGCCGCCGCGCATGTCGTTGTCGGTGTCCGATACGCAGTACCTGCTGACCTTCTTCGGCATGCTGCTGACGTCGCTCGTCATCAGCCATCTCACGTCGAGCTTGCGCCGCGAGGCGAGTGTCGCGCGGCGCCGGGAGCAACGCACCGGCGCGATGTACGCGATGGCGCGTGAGCTGGCGGCGGCGCTCACCATGGAGCAGATCGTCGGCATCGGCAGCCGGCATGTGAGCGAAGTGTTCGGCGCGCGCGTCGCGATTCTGTTGCCGGACAGTGCCGATCAGGTGAAGCAGAAGATTGAGGATCCCGACGCGACGATCACGCTCGAAGGCGAGATGCTCGATATCGACGTCGGGCAATGGGTCTACGACCAGCAGAAACCCGCCGGACAAGGCACCGATACGCTGCCGGCCGCCGCCGCGCTCTATCTGCCGCTGAAAGCGCCGATGCGCACACGCGGCGTGCTCGCCGTCGTGATGCGTGACGAGCGCGAACTGGATGTACCGGAGCAGCAACGCATGCTCGACGCGTTCGCCGCGCAGATCGCGCTGGCTCTCGAACGGGTGCATTACGTCGACATTGCGCGCGATGCGCTCGTCAACATGGAATCCGAGCGCTTGCGCAATTCACTCCTCTCGGCGATTTCGCACGACCTGCGCACGCCGTTGACGACCATCGTCGGCTTCTCGTCGATGCTGGCGCAATCGCGCGAAGCGCATTCCAGTGCGCAGCCTGGCGACGATCTCGTCGACGCGATTCACGAAGAAGCGCTGCGCATGACCGGCATCGTCACCAATCTGCTCGACATGGCGCGCCTGCAGGCGGGCAGCCTGCAACTGAACCGGCAGTGGACGCTCCTCGAGGAAACGGTGGGCGCGGCGCTGCGGGCGTGCAAACGCGTGCTGGCGAATCATCCGGTGCAGGTGAAGCTGCCGGCGGATTTGCCGCTGCTGCACCTCGACGCCGTGCTGATGGAGCGGCTCTTCTCGAATCTGTTCGAGAACGCGGCCAAATACACGCCGCCGGACACGCCGCTGACGATCGGCGCGCAACGTCTCGACGCGGACGGCAAGTCGTACGTGCGCGTCGCGGTCGACGACAACGGACCGGGTCTGCCGGCCGGCATGGAAGCGCGTGTGTTCGAGAAATTCACGCGTGGCGAGAAGGAATCGGCCAAGCCGGGCATCGGTCTCGGTCTCGCAATCTGTCGCGCAATCGTGGAGGCGCACGGCGGTACAATCGGCGCGCTCAACCGGATGTCCGCGGATGGCCGTGTCGAAGGCGCGCGCTTCTGGTTCACGCTGCCGGTGGAAACGCCGCCCGAAGCACCGGATGCGCTGGAAGACGAAGGCGCCGACGCCTTGCCCGATCTCGACTCAACTTCTAACCCGCTTTCCAAGCCTAACCATGAGTGA
- the kdpE gene encoding two-component system response regulator KdpE, giving the protein MSDPSITVVLIEDEKQIRRFVRTALEGEGIVVHDAETGKQGLVEAATRKPDLVIVDLGLPDTDGLDVIRELRGWSELPVIVLSARTQETEKVAALDAGADDYLTKPFGVSELLARIRAHMRRRNQGGANESPLVRFGEVTVDLALRQVSRDGAAVHLTPIEYRLLATLVRHAGRVLTHRQLLRDVWGPSHVESHHYLRIYMAHLRGKLERDPAQPEHIVTETGVGYRLVGAV; this is encoded by the coding sequence ATGAGTGACCCGAGCATCACCGTCGTCCTGATTGAAGACGAAAAGCAGATTCGCCGCTTCGTGCGAACCGCGCTGGAAGGCGAGGGCATCGTCGTGCACGACGCCGAGACCGGTAAGCAAGGTCTCGTCGAAGCCGCGACGCGCAAGCCCGATCTCGTCATCGTCGATCTCGGCCTGCCCGATACCGACGGTCTCGACGTGATTCGCGAGCTGCGTGGCTGGAGCGAGTTGCCGGTCATCGTGTTGTCGGCGCGCACCCAGGAAACCGAGAAAGTTGCAGCGCTCGATGCCGGTGCGGACGATTACCTCACCAAGCCCTTCGGCGTCTCCGAACTGCTGGCGCGGATTCGTGCGCATATGCGGCGGCGTAACCAGGGCGGCGCGAATGAATCGCCGCTGGTGCGCTTCGGCGAGGTGACGGTCGACCTGGCCTTGCGGCAGGTGAGCCGCGACGGCGCCGCCGTCCATCTCACGCCGATCGAATACCGTCTGCTGGCGACGCTGGTTCGCCATGCCGGCCGCGTGCTGACGCACCGCCAGTTGCTGCGCGACGTGTGGGGGCCTTCGCATGTCGAGAGCCATCACTATCTGCGTATTTATATGGCGCATCTGCGTGGGAAACTGGAGCGCGACCCGGCGCAGCCGGAGCATATCGTCACGGAAACGGGCGTGGGATACCGGTTGGTCGGGGCGGTTTGA